The proteins below come from a single Natrinema sp. SYSU A 869 genomic window:
- a CDS encoding 30S ribosomal protein S6e, which yields MASFTVVVGDPESGLAYQLEAEEQDANRFIGKSIGEEVDGGAVGLDGYTLEITGGSDESGRPLTDEVAGPNLKEVLMNEEQTGYKPSRDGERRRITVRGREVSDAVAQINASIVDHGSTDVDELLGDDGDDE from the coding sequence ATGGCAAGTTTCACTGTCGTTGTCGGCGACCCGGAATCCGGGTTAGCCTACCAGCTTGAGGCGGAAGAACAGGACGCGAACCGCTTTATCGGCAAGTCCATCGGCGAGGAGGTCGACGGCGGCGCAGTCGGACTCGACGGCTACACGCTCGAGATCACCGGTGGCTCCGACGAGTCCGGCCGCCCGCTCACCGACGAGGTCGCGGGGCCGAACCTGAAGGAAGTCCTGATGAACGAAGAACAAACGGGCTACAAGCCATCCCGTGACGGCGAGCGCCGCCGAATCACTGTTCGCGGCCGTGAAGTGTCCGACGCTGTCGCACAGATCAACGCCTCGATCGTCGACCACGGCAGCACCGATGTCGACGAACTGCTCGGCGACGACGGCGACGACGAGTAA
- a CDS encoding plasmid pRiA4b ORF-3 family protein — protein MTAYRFRVTFDPDPTSLWRDVVIGEDRSVDEFQTTINDAVGLDQGHLWFVGTDENYWDSDVKLQCPQEFDDSSGPMGFGEETYDAAATTVGDMIVKLDLKERDRICYLYDYGDEWRFYGILKSVDGDEPSDRQPTVVDEAGDTVEQYEKR, from the coding sequence ATGACAGCCTATCGCTTCCGCGTCACGTTCGATCCGGACCCGACCTCGCTGTGGCGGGATGTCGTTATCGGCGAGGATCGATCCGTCGACGAGTTTCAGACGACGATCAACGACGCCGTCGGACTCGATCAGGGACACCTCTGGTTCGTCGGTACTGACGAGAACTACTGGGACAGCGACGTGAAACTACAGTGCCCACAGGAGTTCGACGACTCGTCGGGTCCGATGGGGTTCGGAGAAGAAACATACGACGCTGCTGCGACGACGGTCGGTGACATGATTGTCAAGTTGGACCTCAAGGAACGGGACCGGATCTGTTACCTGTACGACTACGGCGACGAGTGGCGCTTCTACGGGATTCTCAAATCAGTCGATGGCGACGAGCCAAGCGACAGGCAGCCAACGGTCGTCGACGAGGCGGGTGACACCGTGGAGCAGTATGAAAAGCGGTGA
- a CDS encoding MBL fold metallo-hydrolase translates to MDVRFLGGAGEIGRSAIYIDETLLLDFGMDSGNPPAFPIGNIDPEAVVVSHGHLDHVGSVPTLLSGDARPSIHWTPPTYDLTMVLARDTLKLHGGSYDCPFTEAELARVAEVSETHGYEETFEVAGYEITFFDAGHVPGSAHVLVDSAGRSPANNRTASDDDGETRLLYTGDFHTEEQRLLDGSTARPDADVVLCESTYSDVTRPPREEIVDEFVESLRTTIWEGGTVVVPAFGIGRTQEVLCICAEHDLECYVDGMGKRVTELFLRDQNREFLRDPDLLRRAKGNARFVNGRDGQRKRIAEQNTVIVTTSGMLHGGPAMTYIPAIRAHPTNKIAMTGYQVEGTPGRDLLETGSAEIDGRMMPVSAQVEQYDFSAHADRDGLLAFLESCGDARVLVNHGDRCEAFADELRDEGYNATAPELGASVDC, encoded by the coding sequence ATGGACGTTCGGTTTCTCGGCGGTGCCGGCGAGATCGGTCGGAGCGCGATCTATATCGACGAGACGCTCTTGCTCGATTTCGGGATGGACTCGGGGAATCCGCCAGCGTTTCCGATCGGCAATATCGATCCCGAGGCCGTCGTCGTCAGCCACGGTCACCTTGATCACGTCGGCTCGGTCCCTACTCTGTTGTCGGGCGACGCACGACCGTCGATCCACTGGACCCCGCCGACGTACGACCTCACCATGGTGTTGGCACGTGACACGCTAAAGCTCCACGGCGGCAGCTACGACTGCCCGTTCACCGAGGCGGAACTGGCTCGCGTCGCGGAAGTCTCCGAGACTCACGGCTATGAGGAGACCTTCGAAGTTGCGGGCTACGAGATCACCTTTTTCGACGCCGGCCACGTCCCGGGCAGCGCCCACGTCCTCGTCGACAGCGCGGGACGGAGCCCCGCGAACAATCGGACTGCGTCCGATGATGACGGAGAGACCAGATTGCTCTACACCGGCGACTTCCACACCGAGGAGCAACGGCTGCTCGACGGCAGCACCGCCCGGCCCGACGCCGATGTGGTCCTCTGTGAGAGCACCTATTCGGACGTGACCCGACCCCCGCGCGAGGAGATCGTCGACGAGTTCGTCGAGAGTCTCCGAACCACGATCTGGGAGGGGGGTACCGTCGTCGTCCCCGCCTTCGGCATCGGCCGCACGCAGGAGGTGCTCTGCATCTGTGCGGAACACGACCTCGAGTGCTACGTCGACGGCATGGGAAAACGCGTCACCGAACTCTTCTTGCGCGACCAAAACAGGGAGTTCCTCCGCGATCCGGACCTGCTGCGCCGAGCGAAGGGGAACGCCCGATTCGTTAACGGCCGCGACGGCCAGCGCAAACGCATCGCGGAGCAAAATACTGTCATCGTCACCACGAGCGGGATGCTCCACGGCGGCCCCGCGATGACCTACATCCCCGCGATCCGTGCTCACCCAACCAACAAAATCGCCATGACCGGCTATCAGGTCGAGGGGACACCCGGACGGGACCTGCTCGAGACCGGTAGCGCCGAGATCGACGGTCGCATGATGCCGGTCAGTGCCCAGGTCGAACAGTACGATTTCTCCGCGCACGCGGACCGAGACGGGCTGCTCGCGTTCCTCGAGTCCTGCGGGGACGCGCGGGTGCTCGTCAACCACGGCGACCGCTGTGAGGCATTCGCTGACGAACTGCGCGATGAGGGCTACAACGCGACCGCACCCGAACTGGGTGCCAGTGTCGACTGCTGA
- a CDS encoding TIGR03571 family LLM class oxidoreductase, translating into MPAGGHENAGYRRLFKSDGLTFGAGFPLTGANRSTPIVADELHLAKHAESVGFDGLWARDVPTYWPKFGDSGQTFDTWPWLSHVAAHTDDIALGTSSVVLTLRHPLHVAKSAATVDRLSDGRLVLGVASGDRDPEYPAFDVDREERGRLFRESLEALRTVWREDFPELEGEWGRLEGDLDVVPKPTTETLPLLPTGHARQSREWIAEHGDGWLFYHLPERTLEDYLADWREAAGEKPFTIAVRVELADDPTAEPELLHLGFHAGVEWFREYFARLEAMGLDHAIIGMQNDDREAALETFANEIIDEL; encoded by the coding sequence ATGCCTGCCGGTGGACACGAGAACGCTGGTTACCGACGCCTGTTCAAGAGCGACGGCTTGACCTTCGGTGCCGGCTTTCCGCTCACGGGAGCGAATCGCTCGACGCCGATCGTCGCTGATGAACTGCACCTCGCGAAACACGCCGAATCGGTCGGGTTCGACGGGCTCTGGGCCCGCGACGTCCCGACCTACTGGCCGAAGTTCGGCGATTCGGGCCAGACGTTCGACACCTGGCCGTGGCTCTCACACGTCGCGGCTCACACCGACGACATCGCCCTCGGCACCTCGAGCGTCGTCCTCACGCTGCGCCACCCGCTCCACGTCGCGAAATCCGCGGCGACGGTCGACCGACTCTCCGACGGCCGGCTTGTCCTCGGCGTTGCCTCCGGCGATCGCGACCCAGAGTACCCCGCCTTCGACGTCGACCGCGAGGAGCGCGGTCGCCTGTTCCGCGAGTCCCTCGAGGCGCTTCGGACCGTCTGGCGCGAGGACTTCCCGGAACTCGAGGGAGAGTGGGGACGGCTCGAGGGCGACCTCGACGTGGTCCCGAAGCCGACCACGGAGACGCTGCCGCTGTTGCCGACCGGCCACGCCCGCCAGTCCCGCGAGTGGATCGCCGAGCACGGCGACGGCTGGCTGTTCTATCACCTCCCGGAGCGCACGCTCGAGGACTATCTTGCGGACTGGCGCGAGGCTGCAGGCGAGAAGCCGTTCACCATCGCTGTCCGCGTCGAGTTGGCCGACGACCCGACGGCCGAGCCGGAGCTGCTCCACCTCGGATTCCACGCCGGCGTCGAGTGGTTCCGGGAGTACTTTGCCCGACTCGAGGCGATGGGGCTCGATCACGCGATTATCGGTATGCAAAACGACGACCGGGAGGCGGCGCTGGAGACGTTCGCCAACGAGATTATCGACGAACTGTAG
- a CDS encoding aconitate hydratase, with product MGQTLTEKILDDHLVEGELETGEEIGIEIDQVLTQDTTGTMVWLQFEAMGLDEVQTEIAAQYCDHQTYQFDFKNTDDHRFLRSAAGTYGAHFSRPGNGICHNVHRENFAAPGKTLLGSDSHTPTPGGLGELAIGAGGIDVTVAMGGAPYYIEMPEVVNVRLEGELPEWATAKDVILEMLRRLSVKGGVGKILEYTGPGVETLTAPERMTITNMGTELGATTSIFPTDEQTEDYLQRVGRGDEYVEIQPDDDADYDDEIVVDLSDLEPLIAQPSMPDKVVPVSEAAGEDVEQVIVGSCTNGGYEDILPVAKMLEGRETSMETDTIVAPGSKQASEMLAREGWVSEMMAAGVNFSEATCGACIGIGHVPSSDSVSLRTFNRNFEGRSGIEDDNVYLCSPEVAAAAAIKGEIVDPRDLADELGDLEAPGVELPDEYDGSKTDLIAPDEAVDDELIKGPNIGDVPLKDQLDTDIQGEALLKMEDNITTDHIIPATQDILMYRSNVPKLSEFTLSRVDETFADRALEADGGFLVAGENYGQGSSREHAALCPMYLGIEGVLAQSFARIHRANLFNFGIVPLTIDEDTYDNIDQGDDVEIVDNVYDAVTSGQEEFTVRINGEDEYTATLDASERERAILAAGGKLSWTKEQAEGGSGATPADD from the coding sequence ATGGGACAGACTCTCACCGAAAAGATTCTCGACGATCACCTCGTCGAGGGCGAACTCGAGACCGGCGAGGAGATCGGGATCGAGATCGATCAGGTGCTTACTCAGGACACGACCGGGACCATGGTTTGGCTCCAGTTCGAAGCGATGGGGCTGGACGAGGTTCAGACCGAAATCGCCGCGCAGTACTGCGACCACCAGACATATCAGTTCGACTTTAAGAATACTGACGATCACCGCTTCCTGCGTTCTGCAGCCGGTACCTACGGCGCTCATTTCTCTCGCCCCGGTAACGGCATCTGCCACAACGTCCACCGCGAGAACTTCGCGGCCCCCGGCAAGACACTGCTAGGTTCGGACAGCCACACGCCCACGCCCGGCGGCCTCGGTGAACTCGCCATCGGCGCCGGCGGAATCGACGTCACCGTCGCTATGGGCGGCGCACCCTACTACATCGAGATGCCCGAAGTCGTCAACGTCCGCCTCGAGGGCGAGCTCCCCGAGTGGGCCACTGCGAAAGACGTCATCTTGGAGATGCTCCGCCGACTGAGCGTCAAAGGCGGCGTCGGCAAGATCCTCGAGTACACCGGTCCGGGCGTCGAGACCCTGACCGCACCCGAGCGGATGACCATCACCAACATGGGCACCGAGCTCGGCGCGACCACGTCGATCTTCCCGACCGACGAGCAGACCGAGGACTACCTCCAGCGCGTCGGCCGCGGCGACGAGTACGTCGAGATCCAGCCCGACGACGACGCCGACTACGACGACGAGATCGTCGTCGACCTCTCCGATCTCGAGCCGCTGATCGCACAGCCCTCGATGCCGGACAAGGTCGTGCCTGTCAGCGAGGCCGCTGGCGAGGACGTCGAGCAGGTCATCGTCGGCTCCTGTACGAACGGTGGCTACGAGGACATCCTCCCCGTCGCCAAGATGCTCGAGGGTCGCGAGACCTCGATGGAGACCGACACGATCGTCGCGCCCGGCTCCAAGCAGGCCTCTGAGATGCTCGCCCGTGAGGGCTGGGTCTCGGAAATGATGGCCGCCGGCGTCAACTTCTCCGAGGCGACGTGTGGTGCCTGTATCGGCATCGGCCACGTCCCCTCCTCGGACTCCGTCTCGCTGCGGACGTTCAACCGCAACTTCGAGGGCCGCTCCGGTATCGAAGACGACAACGTCTACCTCTGTTCGCCGGAGGTCGCGGCCGCCGCCGCGATCAAGGGCGAAATCGTCGACCCCCGAGACCTCGCCGACGAACTCGGCGACCTCGAGGCTCCCGGCGTCGAGCTCCCCGACGAGTACGACGGCTCCAAGACGGACCTCATCGCCCCCGACGAGGCTGTCGACGACGAGCTCATCAAGGGCCCGAACATCGGCGACGTCCCGCTGAAGGACCAGCTCGACACCGACATTCAGGGTGAAGCACTCCTGAAGATGGAAGACAACATCACGACCGACCACATCATCCCTGCGACGCAGGACATCCTGATGTACCGGTCGAACGTCCCCAAGCTCTCCGAGTTCACCCTCTCGCGCGTCGACGAAACCTTCGCCGACCGCGCGCTCGAGGCCGACGGCGGCTTCCTCGTCGCCGGCGAGAACTACGGGCAGGGTTCCTCGCGAGAGCACGCGGCTCTCTGTCCGATGTACCTCGGTATCGAGGGCGTCCTCGCACAGAGCTTCGCACGCATCCACCGTGCGAACCTCTTCAACTTCGGGATCGTCCCGCTGACGATCGACGAGGACACCTACGACAACATCGATCAGGGCGACGACGTCGAGATCGTCGACAACGTCTACGACGCCGTCACTAGCGGACAGGAGGAGTTCACCGTCCGCATCAACGGCGAGGACGAGTACACGGCAACGCTTGACGCCTCCGAGCGCGAACGCGCAATCCTCGCGGCCGGTGGCAAGCTGTCCTGGACGAAAGAGCAGGCCGAAGGCGGCAGCGGCGCGACGCCCGCCGACGACTGA
- a CDS encoding SHOCT domain-containing protein: MGRLSSALLKGVGVLVLALIVLSVIATVVGIALSVVAAVVSMLVSIAVLGAFVLAVVGLISILSDDSETETQAHAPRRSDDGPDREDRLRSQYVAGELDDEEFERELDRVLDPDDRTRDDGSRTHGSASDRHRLRDR; encoded by the coding sequence ATGGGACGACTCAGTTCCGCCCTGCTGAAGGGAGTCGGCGTGCTCGTGCTTGCGCTCATCGTCCTGAGCGTCATCGCGACGGTCGTCGGTATCGCCCTCTCGGTCGTCGCGGCCGTCGTTTCGATGCTCGTCTCGATCGCTGTCCTGGGCGCGTTCGTTCTGGCTGTCGTCGGACTGATTTCGATCCTCAGCGACGATTCGGAAACCGAGACACAAGCACACGCGCCACGGCGATCCGACGACGGACCCGACCGCGAGGACCGCCTTCGATCGCAGTACGTCGCCGGCGAACTCGACGACGAGGAGTTCGAACGCGAACTCGATCGGGTGCTTGACCCGGACGACCGAACGAGGGACGACGGCTCGCGGACCCACGGTTCGGCGAGCGATCGGCATCGGCTCCGGGATCGGTAG